From Pedobacter cryoconitis, one genomic window encodes:
- a CDS encoding WD40 repeat domain-containing protein, whose amino-acid sequence MLKHLRSLSGHQNPVYALTNSSEPGIFFTGGNDKGVVEWSLKKMSFLKVLMPVKTSVYNLHQYNDQLFVGQRSGEVSIFDLNKQTIISTFQAHEKPVFDLVTIPSKQEFLTASEDGTVGVWSLTDWSLLYRIRVSADTVRAIAVSADGLQVAFGCKDGAIRIYDLSDYSLLHILQQHTLPVTSVQYSPDGKYLISGGRDAQLNFWSLPDYQLQHTIPAHLFSVYGIAFHPSLPYFVTVSQDKSIKLWGSDDLRLYKILSIEKSTHGHTHSINKLIWSLDGKYLLTTGDDKLVMVWEWDL is encoded by the coding sequence ATGCTGAAACATTTAAGATCGCTTAGCGGTCATCAGAACCCTGTTTATGCTTTAACCAATTCTAGTGAACCAGGTATCTTTTTTACCGGTGGAAATGATAAGGGTGTGGTAGAATGGTCATTGAAAAAGATGTCCTTTTTGAAGGTTTTAATGCCGGTAAAAACTTCTGTGTATAATCTTCATCAGTACAATGACCAGCTTTTTGTTGGTCAGAGAAGTGGTGAGGTCAGTATATTTGACCTAAATAAACAAACAATCATCTCCACCTTTCAGGCACATGAAAAACCTGTATTTGATCTGGTCACTATCCCGTCAAAACAGGAGTTTTTAACTGCAAGTGAAGATGGTACTGTTGGGGTATGGTCATTGACCGACTGGTCTTTACTTTACCGGATCAGGGTTTCTGCCGATACAGTCAGAGCGATAGCAGTTAGTGCAGATGGCTTGCAGGTTGCTTTTGGTTGTAAAGATGGCGCAATCCGTATTTATGATTTGAGTGATTATAGCTTGCTGCATATCTTGCAGCAGCATACTTTGCCGGTTACTTCTGTCCAGTATTCGCCTGATGGTAAATACTTGATTTCCGGAGGAAGAGATGCACAGTTAAATTTCTGGTCATTGCCGGATTATCAGCTTCAGCATACCATTCCAGCACATCTATTTAGTGTTTATGGAATTGCATTTCATCCTTCGCTGCCCTATTTTGTCACAGTAAGCCAGGACAAAAGTATCAAACTGTGGGGCAGTGATGATCTAAGGTTATACAAAATCCTGAGCATTGAAAAGAGCACACACGGACATACCCATTCTATCAATAAACTAATCTGGAGCCTGGATGGTAAATATTTATTAACCACTGGCGATGACAAATTAGTTATGGTGTGGGAATGGGATTTATAA
- the hisIE gene encoding bifunctional phosphoribosyl-AMP cyclohydrolase/phosphoribosyl-ATP diphosphatase HisIE: MTIDFKKTDGLVPVIIQDIQTLEVLMLGYMNQEAWSKTQQEGKVTFYSRSKSRLWTKGEESGNFLYVKETHIDCDKDTILIKVTPVGPTCHTGSRSCFKTNFNQNFIFELEKIIHDRYDHPTEESYVNKLRKKGLNKIAQKVGEEGVETVIAALNETDVDFVNESSDLIFHLLVLLREKGKTLADIGVNLEGRHR, from the coding sequence ATGACTATAGATTTTAAGAAAACCGATGGATTGGTTCCTGTAATCATTCAGGATATACAAACATTGGAAGTGTTAATGTTGGGTTATATGAACCAGGAAGCCTGGTCAAAAACACAGCAGGAAGGGAAAGTTACATTTTATTCCCGCTCTAAAAGCCGTTTATGGACTAAAGGAGAAGAAAGCGGTAACTTTTTATATGTAAAAGAGACGCATATTGATTGTGATAAAGATACGATACTGATTAAAGTTACCCCAGTAGGCCCAACGTGTCATACAGGGAGCAGAAGCTGTTTTAAAACTAATTTCAATCAGAATTTCATCTTTGAACTAGAGAAAATTATTCACGATAGATATGATCATCCTACGGAAGAATCGTATGTGAACAAGCTCCGCAAAAAGGGATTAAATAAGATTGCACAGAAAGTTGGAGAAGAAGGCGTAGAAACTGTAATTGCAGCATTAAACGAAACTGATGTTGACTTTGTGAATGAGAGTTCTGATTTAATTTTCCATTTATTAGTCTTATTAAGAGAAAAAGGTAAAACACTTGCTGATATCGGGGTCAACCTGGAAGGCAGACACCGTTAA